One part of the Sorangiineae bacterium MSr11954 genome encodes these proteins:
- a CDS encoding efflux RND transporter periplasmic adaptor subunit, which yields MAAVAAAGCKGAPKDAAAAEPAYESPSIAVRLTSVQRGPVARPVRGAGVVRLKSEADLSFKVGGVVTAVLVEEGARVRKGQVLARLDPTEVDAALRQANETSARAERDVERARKLHATNAIPVSDLQNAETAAAQAKAGVDTAAWNAQRAVVVAPDDGRIERRSVDPGEIVMPGTPVFHVSGRSRGTVVRAGLTDRDVLRIATGEAAKVVLDLFPDTPLSGKVSQIAAAATPGIGTFDVEVSIDQPLPARPEGALPIAILSGMTAKIEIAHVEADLATVPIASLTEGRGDAASVFVVDGKVARRVPVKVAFLSQDRAALLTRLDGHDRVVEAGASDLDDGSAVRVLP from the coding sequence ATGGCGGCCGTGGCCGCGGCGGGTTGCAAGGGAGCGCCGAAGGATGCCGCGGCGGCGGAGCCCGCGTACGAGTCGCCTTCCATCGCGGTTCGCCTGACCTCCGTGCAGCGCGGCCCCGTGGCCCGTCCCGTGCGCGGCGCGGGCGTGGTGCGGTTGAAGAGCGAGGCGGATCTCTCTTTCAAAGTGGGCGGCGTGGTCACCGCGGTGCTGGTGGAGGAAGGCGCGCGCGTGCGCAAAGGGCAGGTGCTCGCGCGGCTCGATCCCACGGAGGTCGACGCGGCCCTGCGCCAAGCCAACGAAACGTCCGCGCGCGCCGAACGCGACGTCGAGCGCGCCCGCAAGCTCCACGCGACCAACGCCATCCCCGTCTCGGATCTTCAGAACGCCGAGACGGCGGCCGCCCAGGCCAAGGCCGGCGTCGACACGGCCGCGTGGAACGCCCAGCGCGCGGTGGTGGTGGCCCCCGACGACGGCCGGATCGAGCGACGCTCGGTCGATCCGGGCGAGATCGTGATGCCCGGCACCCCCGTGTTCCACGTCAGCGGACGCTCGCGCGGCACCGTCGTGCGCGCGGGGCTCACCGATCGCGACGTCTTGCGCATCGCCACCGGGGAGGCGGCCAAGGTCGTGCTCGACCTCTTCCCCGACACGCCGCTCTCGGGCAAGGTCTCGCAGATCGCGGCCGCCGCCACCCCGGGCATCGGCACCTTCGACGTCGAGGTCTCCATCGATCAACCGCTCCCCGCGCGGCCCGAGGGCGCCCTCCCCATCGCCATCCTCTCGGGCATGACCGCCAAGATCGAGATCGCCCACGTCGAAGCCGATCTCGCGACCGTCCCCATCGCCTCCCTCACCGAGGGGCGCGGCGACGCGGCGTCGGTCTTCGTGGTGGACGGTAAGGTCGCGCGGCGCGTGCCGGTGAAGGTCGCCTTTTTGAGCCAGGACCGCGCGGCGCTCCTCACGCGGCTCGACGGGCACGATCGGGTGGTGGAGGCCGGCGCCTCGGATCTCGACGATGGTTCGGCCGTGCGCGTGCTGCCATGA
- a CDS encoding efflux RND transporter permease subunit: MSEFAVKRWQFTLVVFLALAALGIQSLITIPKSEDPTFPVASFVVVAVLPGATPTDVERLVVDPVETKLKALDDVKSIKTNIEDSLGYINIEFIAGADPDKKHDEVLREVNGLRPTLPPELVRLDVKQFNTKNVNIAEYALVSAQASYHELDTIARALKRRLENTPGVDVVETAGLPKQEVTVSLDLERMVALGISPSEVIAAIGAESTNVPAGSVETGPRRFNVKTSGDYASVDEVRTTVVRSSGGSSVRVADIGDVWLRDVESSPIARFDGQRAVFVVATQKEGQNIFTVKAGLDREVAAFEKTLGHGVKLVHGFDQSQNVEHRMSGFSRDFVLAILLVLLTLLPLGLRASAVVMMSIPLSLAIGVFFLKATGFSINQLSIVGFVLALGLLVDDSVVVVENITRHLREGKGPREAAISATKQITLSVLGCTATLVFAFLPLLALPGTAGQFIRALPVAVVFTIGASLLVSLTIVPFLSSRLLVPEGEHGNVFFRGMTWAIEGTYRRALVKAVQYPKTSLLLAAALFAGSLLLVPRIGFSLFPKAGVPQFMVQIETAEGASLAETDRAARFVEEVLGRHPEVRSVATTIGKGHPQIYYNVAPRNEKANVADVFAEVGSHGLQAEKLFGQMRQELQEYAGARIELKEFENGPPLDAPIAMRLLGNDPEALERAATAVEEILRKIDGTRDVRNPSRERRTDLRVRVDRDKAAVLGIAVADVDRAVRLAIGGATAGKYREQGNEEAFDIRVTLARTAGARAERAVAPDLGVLEKLYVATTKGAAVPLSQVATIALEPSPTKIRHYQRERSVAVTAYVRDGYNTDRLTKQALARIEALELPAGVRCMAAGELEGRQESFGGLGTAILVAVFGVLAVLVLEFRTFKSTLIVASVIPLGIIGGLVALYLSGNTLSFTANIGFVALMGIEVKNSILLVDFTNQLREEGVPIDDAIRRAGEARFVPILLTTLTAIGGLIPLVLEHSSLYSPLALVLLGGLLSSTFLARVVTPVLYKLLAPEIEVQAARALGNSESMIASDAASASLR; encoded by the coding sequence ATGAGCGAGTTCGCCGTCAAACGGTGGCAGTTTACCTTGGTGGTCTTCCTGGCGCTGGCGGCGCTGGGTATTCAATCGCTCATCACCATCCCCAAGTCCGAGGATCCCACCTTCCCGGTGGCGAGCTTCGTGGTGGTCGCCGTGCTCCCCGGCGCCACGCCCACCGACGTGGAGCGGCTGGTGGTCGATCCCGTCGAGACCAAGCTCAAAGCGCTCGACGACGTCAAATCGATCAAGACCAACATCGAAGATAGCCTCGGCTACATCAACATCGAGTTCATCGCCGGCGCCGATCCCGACAAGAAGCACGACGAGGTGCTGCGCGAGGTCAACGGCCTGCGCCCCACGCTCCCCCCCGAGCTGGTGCGCCTCGACGTGAAGCAGTTCAACACCAAGAACGTGAACATCGCCGAGTACGCGCTGGTCTCCGCGCAGGCGAGCTACCACGAGCTGGACACCATCGCCCGCGCGCTCAAACGGCGGCTGGAGAACACCCCCGGGGTGGACGTGGTGGAGACCGCGGGTCTGCCCAAGCAGGAGGTGACCGTCTCGCTCGATCTGGAGCGCATGGTCGCCCTGGGCATTTCGCCGTCGGAGGTGATCGCGGCCATCGGCGCGGAGAGCACCAACGTGCCCGCGGGGAGCGTCGAGACGGGGCCCCGGCGCTTCAACGTGAAGACCAGCGGCGACTATGCGTCCGTCGACGAGGTCCGCACCACCGTGGTGCGCAGCTCCGGGGGGAGCAGCGTCCGGGTGGCCGACATCGGCGATGTGTGGCTTCGCGATGTGGAGTCGTCCCCCATCGCCCGCTTCGACGGGCAGCGCGCGGTGTTCGTGGTGGCCACGCAAAAAGAGGGGCAGAACATCTTCACCGTGAAGGCGGGCTTGGACCGCGAGGTGGCCGCCTTCGAGAAGACGTTGGGCCACGGCGTCAAGCTGGTGCACGGCTTCGACCAATCGCAGAACGTCGAGCACCGCATGAGCGGCTTCTCGCGCGACTTCGTGCTGGCCATCTTGCTGGTGCTGCTCACCCTCTTGCCGCTCGGATTGCGCGCGTCGGCGGTGGTCATGATGTCCATCCCCCTGAGCCTCGCCATCGGCGTCTTCTTCCTCAAGGCCACGGGGTTCAGCATCAACCAGCTGAGCATCGTCGGCTTCGTTCTGGCGCTGGGGCTCCTGGTCGATGACTCGGTGGTCGTCGTCGAGAACATCACGCGCCATTTGCGCGAGGGCAAGGGCCCGCGCGAGGCGGCGATTTCGGCCACCAAGCAGATCACGTTGAGCGTGCTGGGGTGCACGGCCACCTTGGTGTTCGCGTTCCTTCCGCTGCTGGCGCTGCCGGGTACGGCGGGGCAGTTCATTCGCGCGCTGCCGGTGGCGGTGGTGTTCACCATCGGCGCCTCGCTGCTCGTCTCGTTGACCATCGTGCCGTTCTTGTCGAGCCGCCTCTTGGTCCCGGAGGGCGAGCACGGGAACGTCTTCTTCCGCGGTATGACGTGGGCCATCGAGGGCACCTACCGGCGGGCGCTGGTGAAGGCCGTGCAGTACCCCAAGACGTCGCTCCTCTTGGCGGCGGCGCTCTTCGCGGGGAGCCTCCTCTTGGTGCCGCGCATCGGATTCAGCTTGTTCCCCAAGGCGGGGGTGCCCCAGTTCATGGTGCAGATCGAGACGGCCGAGGGGGCGAGCCTGGCGGAGACGGACCGCGCGGCGCGGTTCGTGGAGGAGGTGCTCGGACGCCACCCGGAGGTGAGGAGCGTGGCGACCACCATCGGGAAAGGGCACCCGCAGATTTATTACAACGTGGCCCCGCGCAACGAGAAAGCCAATGTGGCGGACGTGTTCGCCGAGGTGGGCTCGCACGGGCTGCAGGCGGAGAAGCTCTTCGGCCAGATGCGGCAGGAGCTGCAGGAGTACGCGGGCGCGCGCATCGAGTTGAAGGAGTTCGAGAACGGTCCCCCGCTCGATGCGCCCATCGCCATGCGGCTCCTCGGCAACGATCCGGAGGCGCTGGAGCGCGCGGCCACCGCGGTCGAAGAGATCTTGCGCAAGATCGACGGCACGCGCGATGTGCGGAATCCCTCGCGGGAGCGCAGGACGGATCTTCGCGTTCGCGTGGACCGGGACAAGGCGGCCGTGCTCGGGATCGCCGTGGCGGACGTGGATCGCGCGGTGCGGTTGGCGATCGGCGGGGCCACCGCCGGGAAGTACCGTGAGCAGGGCAATGAGGAGGCGTTCGACATTCGGGTGACGTTGGCTCGAACGGCGGGCGCCAGGGCGGAGCGGGCCGTTGCGCCGGATCTGGGCGTGCTCGAAAAGCTGTATGTGGCGACCACGAAGGGTGCGGCGGTGCCGCTGTCGCAGGTGGCGACCATCGCGCTGGAGCCGTCGCCGACCAAGATTCGGCATTATCAGCGTGAGCGCAGCGTGGCGGTGACCGCGTACGTGCGCGATGGGTACAACACGGACCGGCTCACCAAGCAGGCGCTCGCGCGCATCGAGGCGCTGGAGCTCCCCGCGGGGGTGCGCTGCATGGCGGCCGGTGAGCTCGAGGGGCGGCAGGAGAGCTTCGGCGGGCTCGGTACGGCGATCCTCGTGGCGGTGTTCGGGGTCCTGGCGGTGCTGGTGCTGGAGTTCCGCACGTTCAAGAGCACGTTGATCGTGGCCTCGGTGATCCCGCTGGGGATCATCGGCGGCCTGGTGGCGCTCTACCTCAGCGGCAATACCCTGTCGTTCACCGCGAACATCGGCTTCGTCGCGCTCATGGGCATCGAGGTCAAGAACTCGATCCTGCTCGTCGACTTCACCAACCAGCTGCGGGAGGAGGGCGTCCCCATCGACGATGCCATCCGCCGCGCCGGCGAAGCGCGCTTCGTGCCCATCCTACTCACCACCCTCACGGCCATCGGCGGCCTGATCCCGCTCGTCCTCGAACACTCGAGCCTCTACTCGCCGCTGGCCCTGGTGCTGCTCGGCGGCCTTTTGAGCTCGACCTTCCTCGCGCGGGTGGTAACACCTGTACTTTACAAGCTTCTCGCGCCCGAGATCGAGGTTCAGGCCGCGCGCGCCTTGGGGAACAGCGAGTCGATGATCGCGAGCGACGCAGCCAGCGCCTCCTTGCGCTGA
- a CDS encoding NAD(P)H-dependent oxidoreductase gives MNSMKLLHLDSSILGSASVSRELTHALVDAYRRAFPDIQVTYRDLGANPLPHISPATKESEPSALSDELIAELEAADVLVIGAPLYNFTIPSALKSWIDRVVVAGKTFRYGAHGAEGLVPDKKTYVVVSRGGVYAGTPVEHMHEGYLKQVLNFLGVHDIEVIRAEGIGMGQRKEALAASLAIIDSLFPKARAA, from the coding sequence ATGAACTCCATGAAGCTTCTGCACCTCGACTCCAGCATCCTCGGTTCGGCGTCCGTCTCCCGCGAGCTGACCCACGCCCTGGTCGACGCGTACCGCAGGGCGTTTCCCGACATTCAGGTGACCTACCGCGATCTGGGCGCGAACCCGCTCCCGCACATCTCCCCCGCCACGAAGGAGAGCGAGCCCTCCGCGCTGAGCGACGAGCTGATCGCCGAGCTCGAGGCGGCCGATGTGTTGGTCATCGGCGCCCCGCTCTACAACTTCACCATCCCGAGCGCCCTCAAGTCGTGGATCGATCGCGTCGTGGTGGCGGGCAAGACGTTCCGCTATGGCGCCCATGGCGCGGAGGGCTTGGTGCCGGACAAGAAGACGTACGTGGTGGTGAGCCGCGGCGGCGTCTACGCCGGGACCCCGGTCGAGCACATGCACGAAGGGTACTTGAAGCAGGTGCTCAACTTCCTCGGCGTCCACGACATCGAGGTGATCCGCGCGGAGGGCATCGGCATGGGTCAGCGCAAGGAGGCGCTGGCTGCGTCGCTCGCGATCATCGACTCGCTGTTCCCCAAGGCGCGCGCGGCCTGA